A region from the Flavobacteriales bacterium genome encodes:
- the miaA gene encoding tRNA (adenosine(37)-N6)-dimethylallyltransferase MiaA: protein MGTKAGTLIVVGGPTASGKSAAAVALAKHFGTEVVSADSRQFYHQLRIGAAPPTAEEMEGVPHHFVGHLGVEETMSAGGFARVAVRVIEDLLKEHGTAVLVGGSGLYIDAVLNGFDPMPLGDHRIRTELQERFRRDGLEPLLQRLAELDPAIMERIDQRNPHRVIRALEVCLSSGRPFSAQRSGNPEERPWKSLCLAMDLPREELYQRIDARFDGMMAAGLLEEARGLFPLRQLNALQTVGYRELFLHLAGELDLPGAVALAKQHTRNFAKRQLTWLRRSDAWNWVSPSDIPAMVRLVEDSA from the coding sequence ATGGGGACCAAAGCAGGCACGCTGATCGTTGTGGGCGGACCAACCGCCAGCGGGAAAAGCGCGGCTGCGGTGGCCCTGGCCAAGCACTTCGGAACGGAGGTGGTGAGCGCCGACTCGCGCCAATTCTACCATCAACTGCGGATCGGTGCAGCACCGCCCACCGCAGAAGAGATGGAAGGTGTACCGCACCACTTCGTCGGCCACTTGGGAGTGGAGGAAACGATGAGCGCCGGTGGCTTTGCCAGGGTCGCTGTACGAGTCATTGAGGACCTATTGAAGGAACATGGCACCGCCGTGCTGGTAGGAGGAAGCGGACTGTACATTGACGCGGTGCTTAACGGCTTCGACCCGATGCCACTGGGCGACCACCGCATCCGCACCGAGTTGCAGGAGCGCTTCCGGCGCGATGGACTAGAGCCGTTGCTGCAACGCCTGGCGGAACTCGACCCGGCAATCATGGAACGTATCGACCAGCGCAACCCGCACCGCGTGATCCGGGCACTGGAAGTTTGCCTGAGCAGCGGGCGGCCCTTCAGCGCCCAACGAAGTGGCAACCCTGAGGAACGCCCATGGAAGAGCCTCTGCCTGGCCATGGACCTTCCGCGGGAGGAACTCTACCAACGGATCGACGCACGGTTCGACGGCATGATGGCCGCTGGCCTGCTGGAGGAAGCACGCGGACTGTTTCCCCTTCGCCAGCTGAACGCTTTGCAGACCGTTGGATACCGCGAACTGTTCCTGCACCTCGCCGGGGAATTGGATCTTCCTGGAGCGGTCGCGCTAGCGAAGCAGCACACCCGCAACTTCGCCAAGCGGCAACTGACCTGGCTGCGCCGCAGCGATGCATGGAACTGGGTATCGCCGTCGGACATCCCCGCCATGGTGCGACTGGTCGAAGATTCGGCGTAG
- a CDS encoding extracellular solute-binding protein — MTNRFLIGALTAMALASCSDPQPNDQQNTDAASTEKVVNVYSHRHYDVDKQLFADFEAATGIKVQVIDADDDQLLARLAAEGANTQADIILTSDAGRLGLCKQGGFLQPITTKNLEGNVPQHLRDPEGNWYGLSVRARVFAYDKNKVKPEQLATYDAVTGPSFKGKLLVRSSENTYNQSLVAAMIARNGRDAALAWCKGVVANMAREPKGGDTDQMLAIGEGLGEVAIVNSYYAGKLMVSEDSAKQKAKAIIAVAYPVIGKDMGTHVNVSGAGVARHTKHKDNAIALLEFLTSDAAQSVFAKGNMEFPVKPGIAVAPELEAFGNLVQDQLDLSKLGENNAEAVKVMAEAGWK, encoded by the coding sequence ATGACCAACCGCTTTCTAATTGGCGCTCTCACCGCCATGGCCCTCGCCTCCTGCAGCGACCCTCAGCCCAACGACCAGCAAAACACCGACGCCGCCAGCACCGAAAAGGTGGTTAACGTGTACAGCCACCGCCACTACGATGTGGACAAGCAGCTCTTCGCCGATTTCGAAGCCGCCACCGGCATCAAGGTGCAAGTGATCGACGCCGATGACGACCAACTGCTGGCACGTTTGGCCGCTGAGGGCGCCAACACCCAAGCCGACATCATCCTTACCAGCGACGCCGGACGACTGGGCCTGTGCAAGCAGGGCGGCTTCCTGCAGCCTATCACGACAAAAAACCTTGAGGGCAACGTGCCCCAGCACTTGCGCGATCCCGAGGGCAACTGGTATGGGCTCAGCGTGCGCGCCCGCGTATTCGCCTACGACAAAAACAAGGTGAAACCCGAGCAATTGGCCACCTATGATGCCGTCACCGGTCCTTCCTTCAAGGGCAAGTTGCTGGTGCGGAGCAGTGAGAACACCTACAACCAGAGCCTGGTGGCAGCGATGATCGCACGCAACGGACGCGATGCGGCCTTGGCTTGGTGCAAGGGAGTGGTGGCCAACATGGCGCGTGAACCCAAAGGCGGAGACACCGACCAGATGCTGGCCATCGGCGAAGGCCTTGGCGAGGTGGCCATCGTCAACAGCTACTACGCCGGCAAGCTGATGGTGAGCGAAGACAGCGCTAAGCAGAAGGCCAAGGCGATCATTGCCGTTGCTTACCCTGTCATTGGCAAGGACATGGGCACGCACGTGAACGTGAGCGGTGCCGGCGTTGCCAGGCATACCAAGCACAAGGACAATGCGATCGCGCTGCTGGAGTTCCTCACCAGTGATGCGGCCCAATCCGTCTTCGCGAAAGGCAACATGGAATTCCCGGTGAAGCCTGGCATCGCCGTAGCGCCTGAGCTCGAAGCCTTCGGCAACCTCGTGCAGGACCAACTGGACCTGAGCAAGCTCGGCGAGAACAATGCCGAGGCCGTGAAGGTGATGGCCGAGGCCGGTTGGAAATAA
- a CDS encoding iron ABC transporter permease produces MMLRGWANALAVLLCLPLLVVALSPLFLEAPQWSFVGGAFLWEHLGGSLELAFGTLLLALVFGVGAAWVVSVFDFPGRRVISWLFVLPLALPTYIAALAFAGLLGPTGTWTVFLREHMGIEVDVMTMPGLCMVLALVLFPYVYVPARAAFSGGLSDALEASRTLGAGPWRRFVSVGLPLARPAIAGGGLLVLMETLNDYGAVKYYGLHTITTGIFRAWGGLYDRGSAMRLAVLLVVLVITLIVVERMLRRRGLRTTDHRPLTRLTLSGPRRILVLIVCSLLVLMSLVVPIGALSIDALSVPGAHLLPELFSATLNTLHVGAWAAGFTLLVALLLAWKARQQQGRESRLGQLAELGYVVPGAVIAVGAMALAGLLDRAVGIVGTASGLALIGSLPLLVYAFGARFMAVAAQPIKAGSAQQPMLLDEAARTLGVPASRTFLRVNLPLLRPALVAAALLTALEVMKELPLTLIMRPFDFDTLSTTVHEYARIEQTREAALPALVIVLCALLPVLLLHRLHDKRRG; encoded by the coding sequence ATGATGCTACGCGGCTGGGCCAACGCACTTGCTGTGCTACTGTGCCTGCCCCTGCTGGTGGTGGCACTCTCACCACTGTTCCTCGAGGCACCGCAGTGGTCTTTCGTTGGTGGCGCGTTCCTATGGGAACATTTGGGAGGTTCTTTGGAGCTGGCGTTCGGTACGTTGCTGCTGGCGTTGGTGTTCGGTGTTGGTGCCGCATGGGTGGTTTCGGTCTTCGACTTTCCGGGCCGGAGGGTCATCTCCTGGTTGTTCGTTCTGCCCTTGGCGTTGCCTACGTACATCGCGGCGCTGGCCTTCGCCGGCCTGCTCGGGCCAACGGGCACGTGGACGGTATTCCTCCGCGAGCACATGGGCATCGAGGTGGATGTCATGACAATGCCCGGTCTGTGCATGGTGCTGGCCTTGGTCCTCTTCCCCTACGTGTACGTGCCAGCGCGAGCGGCATTCAGCGGCGGTCTCAGCGATGCCTTGGAAGCCTCGCGCACGTTGGGTGCTGGCCCATGGCGGCGTTTTGTTTCGGTTGGACTTCCCTTGGCTCGTCCTGCCATTGCCGGTGGTGGACTGTTGGTGCTGATGGAAACCCTGAACGATTACGGCGCTGTGAAGTACTATGGGCTGCACACCATCACCACGGGCATCTTCCGCGCTTGGGGCGGGTTGTACGACCGGGGCAGCGCAATGCGATTGGCCGTTCTGCTGGTCGTGCTGGTGATCACGCTCATTGTTGTCGAACGGATGCTGCGCCGACGTGGGCTGCGCACCACCGACCATCGGCCCCTGACCCGGCTCACGCTCAGTGGTCCACGACGGATCCTTGTCCTGATCGTGTGCTCGCTGTTGGTGTTGATGAGCCTGGTGGTGCCCATTGGAGCATTGTCCATTGACGCGCTTTCTGTGCCAGGCGCGCATCTGCTTCCTGAACTGTTCAGTGCAACGCTGAACACCTTGCATGTTGGCGCTTGGGCCGCGGGCTTCACATTGCTCGTGGCGTTGTTGCTCGCTTGGAAGGCTCGTCAGCAGCAAGGACGGGAAAGCCGCTTGGGACAGTTAGCTGAGCTGGGCTATGTCGTGCCCGGCGCGGTGATAGCCGTTGGTGCCATGGCCCTCGCGGGGCTTCTCGATCGCGCGGTCGGAATAGTGGGCACCGCTTCCGGCCTGGCACTGATCGGTTCGTTGCCCTTGTTGGTGTATGCGTTCGGTGCACGGTTCATGGCGGTGGCCGCGCAGCCCATCAAAGCTGGATCGGCCCAACAACCCATGCTACTCGACGAAGCCGCCCGCACACTGGGTGTTCCTGCAAGCCGCACGTTCCTTCGAGTGAACCTGCCCCTCCTGCGGCCTGCGCTGGTGGCCGCAGCGCTGCTCACTGCGTTGGAAGTGATGAAGGAACTGCCGCTCACGCTCATCATGCGTCCGTTCGACTTCGACACGCTGAGCACCACCGTGCACGAATACGCGCGCATTGAACAGACGCGTGAGGCCGCACTGCCCGCACTGGTGATCGTACTTTGCGCGCTGTTGCCCGTGCTACTTCTGCACCGGCTGCACGACAAGCGCCGCGGATGA
- a CDS encoding ATP-binding cassette domain-containing protein, with product MTAPLLSVQQLGFGYGEREVLTGVDLSLAQKETLVLTGASGCGKSTLLRLIAGLEKPRYGTIELNGAMISSPSSVVPTEQRPIGMVFQGLALFPHLTVEGNIAFGLRHLPKTQRRGTVNEYLDLLGLEGLGERFPNEISGGQQQRVAVARSLARKPQLLLMDEPFSDLDLSTRVNVREAVKTALQRSGTAAIIVSHDQQDAEHMAHRIVRMESGRLVEQSIVGA from the coding sequence ATGACCGCCCCTCTCCTCTCCGTCCAACAGCTCGGTTTCGGCTATGGCGAGCGCGAAGTGCTCACCGGCGTGGACCTTTCCCTTGCCCAAAAGGAAACGTTGGTGCTCACCGGCGCCAGCGGCTGCGGCAAGAGCACCTTGTTGCGGCTCATCGCCGGGTTGGAGAAACCCCGGTACGGCACCATCGAGCTGAACGGCGCCATGATCTCGTCACCTTCATCCGTGGTTCCAACAGAGCAGCGGCCCATCGGCATGGTCTTCCAAGGCCTGGCATTGTTCCCGCACTTGACGGTGGAGGGCAACATTGCCTTCGGACTTCGACATCTGCCCAAGACGCAACGCCGTGGAACGGTGAACGAATACCTGGACCTGCTCGGGCTGGAGGGCTTGGGTGAGCGCTTTCCCAACGAGATCAGCGGCGGGCAGCAGCAGCGCGTGGCTGTGGCGCGATCACTTGCGCGCAAGCCGCAACTGCTTCTTATGGATGAACCCTTCAGCGACCTCGACCTGTCAACACGGGTGAACGTGCGCGAAGCGGTAAAAACCGCGCTGCAACGCTCCGGTACAGCGGCCATTATCGTCAGCCACGACCAGCAGGACGCTGAACACATGGCGCACCGTATTGTCCGCATGGAAAGCGGTCGCCTCGTGGAACAGAGCATTGTGGGTGCATGA
- a CDS encoding tetratricopeptide repeat protein: MSGDRLHQLEAMLSDEPGDVFLRYAIALEHRRLGDFRKATYLLEQLMRDVPSHVATYYQLALLLADQGRVQDALAACDAGMLQSLVNADRKARSELSELKQTLLDSQE, from the coding sequence ATGAGCGGCGATCGGTTGCATCAGTTGGAGGCGATGCTCTCGGACGAGCCGGGTGACGTCTTCCTGCGCTATGCCATAGCGTTGGAGCACCGCCGCTTGGGCGACTTCCGGAAGGCGACCTACCTCTTGGAGCAATTGATGCGCGATGTGCCTTCGCACGTAGCCACCTACTACCAGCTCGCGCTTTTGCTCGCCGACCAAGGCCGCGTGCAGGACGCATTGGCCGCCTGCGATGCCGGCATGTTGCAAAGCCTGGTGAACGCCGACCGCAAGGCACGCAGTGAACTCAGCGAGCTGAAGCAAACGCTACTCGACAGCCAGGAATGA
- a CDS encoding DinB family protein, whose amino-acid sequence MPSNKPEPQEAALYYQSYIRKADGVSLHHALGHASAVLHKSLEGVKGDKAEYRYAEGKWTIKDIVQHIIDCERVFAYRALRIARHDSTELPGFDENDYAASSSTERRSLADLLEEHDTVRLSTEKLFESFSPDMLMRMGTANGNPFSVRALGWIIAGHAVHHAEVIRERYL is encoded by the coding sequence ATGCCGAGCAACAAGCCCGAACCACAGGAAGCAGCGCTCTACTACCAGTCGTACATCCGCAAAGCAGACGGCGTCAGTCTTCACCATGCGTTGGGCCACGCGAGTGCCGTACTGCACAAGTCGTTGGAAGGCGTGAAGGGCGACAAAGCGGAGTACCGTTACGCCGAAGGCAAGTGGACCATCAAGGATATCGTGCAGCACATCATCGACTGCGAGCGCGTGTTCGCTTACCGCGCGCTCCGCATCGCACGCCACGACAGCACGGAGCTGCCCGGATTCGATGAGAACGACTACGCCGCCAGCAGCAGTACCGAACGCCGCAGCCTGGCCGATCTGCTCGAGGAACATGATACCGTGCGCCTCAGCACCGAGAAACTCTTCGAGAGCTTCAGTCCCGACATGCTGATGCGCATGGGAACAGCCAACGGTAATCCGTTCAGTGTGCGGGCGTTGGGCTGGATCATCGCAGGGCACGCCGTGCACCATGCGGAAGTGATCCGTGAGCGCTATCTCTGA
- a CDS encoding DUF962 domain-containing protein translates to MRSIQSWFDEYGESHRNATNIAIHWVCVPAIFFSVIGLLGSIPPSELPWLGRLPWAKLVIGAVLLLFYARLSLGIALGMAVMSYAAMVLARWLDDQAPWPLWAVSLTVFAIAWVGQFYGHKVEGKKPSFLKDLAFLLIGPAWLVGKVYRRSGIAY, encoded by the coding sequence GTGCGCAGCATCCAGAGCTGGTTCGACGAGTACGGTGAGAGCCACCGCAACGCGACCAACATCGCGATCCACTGGGTGTGCGTTCCTGCCATCTTCTTCAGTGTGATCGGACTGCTGGGAAGCATCCCACCAAGCGAATTGCCGTGGCTCGGCCGATTGCCATGGGCCAAACTTGTGATAGGCGCGGTGCTCCTACTGTTTTATGCGCGGTTGTCGCTCGGCATAGCGTTGGGAATGGCCGTGATGAGCTACGCTGCCATGGTGCTGGCCCGATGGCTCGATGACCAAGCACCTTGGCCGCTGTGGGCTGTTAGCCTCACCGTCTTTGCCATTGCCTGGGTAGGCCAATTCTACGGCCACAAGGTGGAAGGCAAGAAGCCGAGCTTCCTGAAGGACCTGGCCTTCCTGCTGATCGGACCAGCGTGGCTGGTGGGCAAGGTTTACAGGCGGTCTGGGATCGCCTATTGA
- a CDS encoding ABC transporter substrate-binding protein: MKVWWGWMIVLLAGCTSEESGPQVSQGSEVRPLVAQHFTTFTVPAGHRLLVFGDSAHHDTIGDLLVPTGGLQRIATLSTTHLPYMSTLGCADRVVAAAHLEQVRDVATRERHALGQVMEIGTADGVDREALITVAPDVLLGYPFGRSGSDTAVAGVPLLMIAEYLEPHPLGRAEWLKFFGVLVGKTDLADSLYAGIADRYERAKATVGNSPRPKVLFGSQWNGQWWVPPGNSYMAQLIKDAGGDYIFSDRRGKENNAVDMETMLVRAHDVDRWGMIADLPHFPNAHDFTGGDARLAQLRVVRMNELFLGNTASKDLFGQALVEPDVVLMELTEIMHPFPGILDPTWHPGYFERLRDMIPPPPEDQ, encoded by the coding sequence ATGAAGGTCTGGTGGGGTTGGATGATCGTGCTGCTGGCCGGTTGCACTTCGGAGGAAAGCGGCCCCCAGGTATCGCAAGGCTCGGAGGTACGACCCTTGGTCGCGCAGCACTTCACCACGTTCACCGTCCCAGCCGGTCACCGCTTGCTGGTGTTCGGTGATTCCGCACACCATGACACGATAGGTGATCTCCTTGTTCCAACGGGCGGTTTGCAGCGCATTGCAACATTGAGCACCACCCACTTGCCGTACATGAGCACGTTGGGTTGTGCTGACCGTGTGGTTGCCGCCGCTCATCTGGAGCAGGTGCGCGATGTGGCGACCAGGGAGCGCCATGCTCTGGGACAAGTCATGGAGATCGGAACGGCCGACGGTGTGGACCGCGAGGCACTGATCACTGTTGCGCCCGATGTGCTTCTGGGCTATCCGTTCGGCCGCTCGGGATCTGATACCGCCGTCGCGGGTGTGCCGCTGCTCATGATCGCCGAGTACTTGGAACCGCATCCGCTCGGGCGCGCGGAGTGGCTCAAGTTCTTTGGTGTGCTCGTAGGCAAGACCGACTTGGCGGATAGCCTCTACGCGGGTATCGCCGATCGGTACGAACGAGCCAAAGCGACCGTTGGCAACAGTCCGCGTCCCAAGGTCCTTTTCGGCAGTCAATGGAACGGCCAATGGTGGGTGCCTCCTGGCAACAGCTACATGGCCCAGCTCATCAAGGATGCCGGTGGCGACTACATCTTCAGCGACCGTCGCGGCAAGGAGAACAATGCGGTGGACATGGAAACGATGTTGGTGCGAGCCCACGATGTTGACCGGTGGGGCATGATCGCGGACCTGCCCCACTTTCCCAACGCACATGATTTTACGGGTGGCGACGCACGCTTAGCACAGTTGAGGGTCGTGCGTATGAATGAACTGTTCCTTGGTAACACCGCAAGCAAGGACCTGTTCGGGCAAGCCCTTGTTGAACCTGACGTTGTACTGATGGAACTCACGGAGATCATGCATCCGTTTCCAGGCATACTGGATCCCACATGGCACCCCGGGTACTTTGAACGACTTCGGGACATGATACCGCCACCACCGGAGGATCAATAG
- the pckA gene encoding phosphoenolpyruvate carboxykinase (ATP) → MNEFGNKPKNADLSKLGLGRVGEVYWNLDPAELIEEAIITGQGMFADSGALAIDTGEFTGRSPKDKFCVKDANTENSVWWGDVNIPFDAEKFERLQSKLTGYLQGRTVYVKDAYACADPAYRLNIRVVAEQPASALFASNMFLRPTHAELDGFTPDWHIICAPGFTADAAMDGTRQHNFAILNFSKKMIIIGGTGYTGEIKKGIFTVLNYVLPHEKGVLSMHCSANIGKAGDTAVFFGLSGTGKTTLSADPDRQLIGDDEHGWSAHGVFNFEGGCYAKCIDLSQEKEPQIWDAIKFGALLENVVFKEGTTSVDFADGSKTENTRVSYPIEHISNIAVPSSGGHPKNIFFLTCDASGVLPPISKLSAGQAMYHFISGYTAKVAGTELGVTEPKTVFSACFGAPFLPLHPGKYAEMLGKKMKEHDVHIWLVNTGWSGGAYGTGDRMKLKFTRAMITAALNGELDKVEYKQHPVFGVSYPTTCPNVPVEVLDPRNTWKNKDAYDQAADKLAKAFNDNFAKYAAGVSAEILAAAPKSAVKA, encoded by the coding sequence ATGAACGAGTTCGGTAACAAACCGAAGAACGCTGACCTCTCCAAGCTGGGTCTTGGCCGAGTGGGCGAAGTGTATTGGAACCTTGACCCCGCCGAGCTGATCGAGGAGGCCATCATCACCGGCCAGGGCATGTTCGCCGACAGCGGCGCGCTGGCCATCGACACCGGCGAGTTCACCGGTCGCAGCCCCAAGGACAAGTTCTGCGTGAAGGACGCCAACACCGAGAACAGCGTGTGGTGGGGCGATGTGAACATCCCCTTCGATGCCGAGAAGTTCGAACGCCTGCAAAGCAAGCTCACCGGCTACCTGCAAGGCCGCACCGTGTACGTGAAGGATGCCTATGCCTGCGCCGATCCGGCCTATCGCCTGAACATCCGGGTGGTGGCCGAGCAGCCGGCAAGCGCGCTGTTCGCCAGCAACATGTTCCTGCGCCCAACGCACGCAGAGTTGGACGGCTTCACGCCCGACTGGCACATCATCTGCGCCCCCGGCTTCACCGCCGATGCCGCCATGGACGGTACCCGCCAGCACAACTTCGCCATCCTCAACTTCTCCAAGAAGATGATCATCATTGGTGGCACGGGCTACACCGGCGAGATCAAGAAGGGCATCTTCACGGTGCTCAACTACGTGCTGCCGCACGAGAAGGGCGTGCTCAGCATGCACTGCTCGGCCAACATCGGTAAGGCAGGCGACACGGCCGTGTTCTTCGGTTTGAGCGGTACCGGCAAGACCACCCTCAGCGCCGACCCCGACCGTCAGCTCATCGGTGACGACGAGCACGGCTGGAGCGCCCACGGCGTCTTCAACTTCGAAGGCGGCTGCTATGCGAAGTGCATCGACCTCAGCCAGGAGAAAGAACCACAGATCTGGGATGCTATCAAGTTCGGTGCGCTCCTGGAGAACGTCGTGTTCAAGGAAGGCACCACCTCGGTTGATTTCGCCGATGGCTCCAAGACGGAGAACACCCGCGTGAGCTACCCCATCGAGCACATCAGCAACATCGCCGTGCCCAGCAGTGGTGGTCATCCGAAGAACATCTTCTTCCTTACGTGCGATGCCAGTGGTGTCCTTCCTCCGATCAGCAAGCTGAGCGCTGGACAGGCCATGTACCACTTCATCAGCGGCTATACGGCGAAGGTGGCAGGCACCGAGCTCGGTGTTACCGAGCCCAAGACGGTGTTCAGCGCCTGTTTCGGTGCGCCCTTCCTGCCGCTGCACCCCGGCAAGTACGCCGAGATGCTGGGCAAGAAGATGAAGGAACACGATGTGCACATCTGGCTGGTGAACACCGGCTGGAGCGGTGGTGCTTATGGCACCGGAGACCGCATGAAGCTCAAGTTCACCCGTGCGATGATCACGGCGGCACTGAACGGTGAGTTGGACAAGGTGGAGTACAAGCAGCACCCTGTCTTCGGTGTGAGCTATCCGACCACATGCCCCAACGTGCCTGTGGAAGTGCTGGACCCGCGCAACACATGGAAGAACAAGGACGCCTATGACCAAGCGGCCGACAAGCTGGCCAAGGCGTTCAACGACAACTTCGCCAAGTACGCTGCCGGTGTAAGCGCCGAGATCCTCGCTGCTGCGCCGAAGAGCGCTGTCAAGGCGTAA
- a CDS encoding DUF423 domain-containing protein encodes MDKPNQHHASRRTIGYASSVLLLAVVLGAFGAHGLRDMVDAQAMANWKTGVEYQFYHGLALLFLALVGDRIRGSSLVWARRAFTVGILGFSGSLYLLAMRPVLGTEALTPLLGPITPLGGLMFIVGWAALAVGALRKS; translated from the coding sequence ATGGACAAACCCAACCAACACCATGCGTCCAGGCGCACCATCGGCTATGCTTCGTCGGTCTTGCTGCTTGCCGTAGTGCTCGGTGCCTTCGGCGCGCATGGCCTGCGGGACATGGTGGATGCACAGGCAATGGCCAACTGGAAGACCGGTGTGGAGTACCAGTTCTACCACGGCTTGGCCTTGCTGTTCCTGGCGCTGGTCGGTGATCGCATTCGAGGATCTTCATTGGTATGGGCCCGCCGGGCGTTCACCGTGGGCATTTTAGGCTTCAGTGGTTCGCTCTACTTGCTCGCCATGCGCCCGGTCCTTGGAACAGAAGCGCTAACTCCGCTTCTGGGGCCCATAACCCCGCTCGGAGGGCTCATGTTCATCGTTGGGTGGGCAGCGCTCGCAGTGGGCGCGCTGCGGAAGTCCTGA
- a CDS encoding VOC family protein, whose protein sequence is MGSTAGRHHIKLKDFVSWFEIPVWDIHRAARFYNAIYNMEMEIGNNAEFAMAYFPADKGIGGALIQGPGCIPSDHGSLIYLNAGNDLDGVLARVELAGGRVIMQKTLISDTAGSFGLFIDSEGNRVALHEGNRGSNSTAAAKKRQGMEIKAGLKGGGKAKPGKKAAKRGM, encoded by the coding sequence ATGGGCAGCACAGCCGGTCGTCACCACATCAAACTGAAGGACTTCGTCAGTTGGTTCGAGATCCCTGTATGGGACATCCACCGGGCCGCACGGTTCTACAACGCCATCTACAACATGGAAATGGAGATCGGCAACAATGCCGAGTTCGCCATGGCCTATTTCCCGGCCGACAAGGGCATCGGCGGCGCACTGATCCAAGGCCCAGGCTGCATTCCAAGCGACCACGGCTCGCTGATCTACCTCAATGCAGGCAACGATCTGGACGGTGTGTTGGCCCGTGTGGAACTGGCAGGTGGCCGGGTGATCATGCAGAAGACACTGATCAGCGATACTGCCGGATCATTTGGCCTGTTCATAGATAGCGAAGGAAACAGGGTGGCATTGCACGAGGGTAACCGTGGCAGCAACTCTACAGCTGCTGCGAAAAAGCGGCAAGGAATGGAAATCAAGGCAGGGCTCAAGGGAGGAGGCAAAGCGAAACCGGGGAAGAAGGCAGCCAAGAGGGGTATGTGA
- a CDS encoding carbon-nitrogen hydrolase family protein: MKPFSIAGIQMRTSSAVPNVEAMKTKLDLLMAIYPWVDMVMFSELCAYGPHIVHAQAVPGEFEQEMCAMAAKHGIWLLPGSIFEKKSELIYNTASVIDPEGSVVTRYRKMFPFYPYEVGVTGGNEFCVFDVPDVGRFGVSICYDMWIPETTRTLAVMGAEVILHPTLTGTIDREIELSIARASAATNQCYFFDINGLDAGGSGRSIVCGPEGRVVYQAEVNEEFIPIEINLEKVRRSRELGVLRLGQPLKSFRDRPVDFNVYSPGLKHPHLESLGPLIKPTRVHELSELEVKDETRAHELPKHVITTYRPPTEQTE; encoded by the coding sequence ATGAAGCCATTCTCAATCGCTGGCATCCAGATGCGCACCTCTTCGGCGGTGCCCAATGTGGAAGCCATGAAGACCAAGCTCGACCTGCTGATGGCCATCTACCCGTGGGTGGACATGGTGATGTTCAGCGAGCTCTGCGCCTACGGACCGCACATCGTTCACGCCCAAGCCGTCCCGGGCGAGTTCGAACAGGAGATGTGCGCCATGGCCGCCAAGCACGGCATCTGGCTGCTGCCCGGAAGCATCTTTGAGAAAAAGAGCGAACTCATCTACAATACGGCCTCGGTGATCGATCCCGAAGGCAGCGTGGTGACGCGTTACCGCAAAATGTTCCCCTTCTATCCCTATGAGGTGGGCGTGACCGGTGGCAACGAGTTCTGCGTGTTCGATGTGCCTGACGTGGGCCGTTTCGGCGTAAGCATCTGCTACGACATGTGGATCCCGGAAACCACGCGTACGCTCGCTGTGATGGGCGCTGAGGTGATCCTGCACCCCACGCTCACGGGAACCATCGACCGCGAGATCGAGCTCAGCATTGCCCGTGCCAGTGCGGCCACCAATCAGTGCTACTTCTTCGACATCAACGGTCTGGATGCAGGTGGCAGCGGCCGTAGTATTGTGTGCGGCCCCGAAGGACGCGTGGTGTACCAAGCCGAAGTGAACGAAGAGTTCATTCCCATAGAGATCAACCTTGAAAAGGTGCGCCGCAGCCGCGAACTCGGTGTGCTGCGTCTTGGCCAGCCATTGAAGAGCTTCCGCGATAGGCCTGTGGATTTCAATGTGTACAGCCCTGGACTGAAGCATCCGCACCTGGAAAGCCTGGGCCCATTGATCAAGCCAACACGCGTGCACGAATTGAGCGAACTGGAGGTGAAGGACGAAACGCGTGCGCACGAACTGCCGAAGCACGTTATCACCACCTACCGTCCCCCGACGGAACAAACCGAATAA